One Brassica napus cultivar Da-Ae chromosome C4, Da-Ae, whole genome shotgun sequence genomic region harbors:
- the LOC106426993 gene encoding uncharacterized protein LOC106426993 isoform X2: MNSLQLHCCLPPQHRRCSTIFTPRTYHFLGKISFRESLITKAKANSFSCCAQSETTKQSSLETSLSENQEPERPPFDINLAVILAGFAFESYATPPENIGKREVNAAGCKTLFLSESFVRQVYDGQLFIKLKRGFDFPALDPWGTSDPYVVMDLDGQAAKSKTKWGTKEPKWNEDFVLNIKLPPAKKIQIAAWDANLVTPHKRMGNSEVDLDCICDGNLHEVLVELDGIGGGGKVQLEIRYKGFEEIEDEKKWWKLPFISEFLKRNEIESVLSNLVDSDAIPARQFVEYAFGQLKSLNDTPLKNTELRNNNMDGSEDDKNSSFEDSLDTKHSSEDKEGDDDGSSNESGSIRSESNLWDSFPDIVSQNIVQKLGLPSPKKLKLDGMEILEKFGLQSRKTAEAGYIESGLATADTREVDDEKEGGQLATNAPKSSIADMKNATQELLKQADNVFGALMVLKAVVPQLSKNGLGTEKVSEKNGGSDFSKSEKLSGLVNVDGEDEKNAEEMKTLFSSAESAMEAWAMLATALGHPSFIKSEFEKLCFLDNDITDTQVAIWRDARRKRVVIAFRGTEQTKWKDLQTDLMLVPVGLNPERIGGDFKEEVQVHSGFLSAYDSVRIRIISLLKMAIGYIDDVAEHEDKWHVYVTGHSLGGALATLLAIELASSQLAKRGAITVTMYNFGSPRVGNKKFADVYNQKVKDSWRVVNHRDIIPTVPRLMGYCHVAHPVYLAAGEVNMDFQKDGYHGEVIGEATPDILVSRFMKGEKELVEQVLQTEIKLFNAIRDGSALMQHMEDFYYVTLLESVKLYYKNVEDLEGVEKTSI; encoded by the exons ATGAATTCTCTGCAACTACACTGCTGCCTCCCTCCACAACACCGTCGCTGCTCTACCATCTTCACTCCCCGCACGTACCACTTTCTCGGGAAAATCAGCTTCCGAGAAAGCTTGATAACCAAAGCCAAAGCTAATTCCTTCAGTTGCTGCGCCCAATCCGAGACGACGAAGCAATCAAGTCTCGAAACTTCTTTATCAGAGAACCAGGAACCTGAACGGCCTCCGTTCGACATCAACCTCGCCGTCATCCTCGCCGGTTTCGCTTTCGAGTCATACGCTACACCTCCG GAAAACATCGGGAAACGCGAGGTTAATGCAGCTGGTTGtaaaactctcttcctctcagA GTCATTTGTAAGACAAGTATATGATGGacagttatttattaaactcaAGAGAGGATTTGATTTTCCTGCCTTGGATCCATGG GGAACTAGTGATCCGTACGTCGTGATGGACTTGGATGGTCAGGCTGCTAAAAGCAAAACCAAATGGGG GACAAAAGAGCCCAAATGGAACGAAGACTTTGTTTTAAATATCAAGCTGCCTCCTGCAAAAAAGATACAG ATTGCTGCTTGGGATGCAAATCTTGTCACCCCACATAAACGGATGGGGAACTCCGAAGTCGACCTGGACTGCATTTGTGATG GAAACTTGCACGAGGTGCTTGTAGAATTAGACGGTATTGGAGGTGGTGGGAAAGTTCAACTGGAG atTAGATACAAGGGATTTGAGGAGATTGAAGATGAAAAGAAGTGGTGGAAGTTACCGTTTATTTCAGAATTTCTTAAAAGAAACGAAATTGAGTCAGTTTTGAGCAATCTTGTTGACTCTGATGCCATTCCAGCACGTCAATTTGTAGAGTATGCATTTGGACAGTTAAAGTCACTCAATGATACTCCTCTTAAGAACACTGAACTTCGAAACAACAATATGGATGGTTCCGAAGATGACAAAAACTCTAGCTTTGAGGATTCATTGGATACAAAACACAGTAGTGAAGATAAAGAAGGTGATGATGATGGGAGCAGCAATGAAAGTGGTAGCATTCGGTCAGAAAGTAATTTGTGGGATAGCTTCCCTGACATAGTTAGTCAAAACATAGTGCAGAAACTTGGTCTGCCATCACCTAAGAAATTGAAGTTAGATGGGATGGAAATACTGGAAAAATTTGGTCTACAATCACGAAAAACTGCAGAAGCTGGTTACATTGAATCAGGGCTTGCCACTGCTGATACTCGAGAAGTTGATGATGAAAAGGAAGGTGGTCAGCTTGCTACTAATGCACCCAAGTCTTCCATTGCAGACATGAAGAATGCAACACAAGAATTGCTTAAGCAGGCTGATAATGTCTTTGGTGCTTTAATGGTTTTAAAAGCAGTAGTGCCTCAATTAAGCAAGAACGGTCTTGGTACAGAGAAGGTCTCAGAAAAAAATGGTGGTTCCGATTTCTCTAAGAGTGAGAAACTCTCTGGTCTAGTCAATGTTGACGGAGAGGATGAAAAGAACGCCGAGGAAATGAAAACACTCTTTTCTAGCGCAGAAAGTGCTATGGAGGCATGGGCAATGCTTGCCACTGCCTTGGGGCATCCAAGCTTTATCAAATCTGAATTTGAAAAGCTATGTTTCCTTGACAATGACATCACTGACACTCAA GTGGCGATTTGGCGTGACGCAAGGAGGAAAAGAGTAGTTATAGCTTTCCGAGGAACTGAACAG ACAAAGTGGAAAGATTTGCAGACTGACTTGATGCTAGTTCCTGTTGG TTTAAATCCTGAACGGATTGGTGGGGATTTCAAAGAAGAAGTACAG GTCCATAGTGGATTTCTGAGTGCATACGATTCAGTACGGATAAGGATAATATCGCTGCTCAAAATGGCAATTGGATACAT AGATGATGTTGCTGAGCATGAAGATAAATGGCATGTTTATGTGACTGGCCATAGCTTGGGTGGGGCATTAGCTACACTCTTGGCTATTGAACTTGCGTCAAGCCAATTAGCTAA ACGTGGAGCAATCACTGTTACTATGTACAATTTTGGATCTCCAAGAGTAGGCAACAAAAAATTCGCTGATGTTTACAACCAG AAAGTAAAAGACAGCTGGAGAGTCGTAAACCACAGAGACATAATTCCCACAGTTCCTCGCTTAATGGGTTATTGTCATGTTGCTCATCCTGTTTATCTCGCTGCTGGAGAAGTG AACATGGATTTTCAGAAAGATGGTTATCATGGTGAGGTGATAGGGGAAGCGACACCTGATATTCTTGTTAGTAGATTT ATGAAAGGTGAGAAGGAACTCGTTGAGCAGGTACTTCAAACTGAAATCAAACTATTCAACGCAATTCGTGATGGGAGTGCCCTTATGCAGCATATGGAGGATTTCTATTACGTCACACTGTTAGAG AGTGTGaaattatattacaaaaatgTTGAAGATCTGGAAGGAGTTGAAAAGACTAGTATATGA
- the LOC106426993 gene encoding uncharacterized protein LOC106426993 isoform X1, with product MNSLQLHCCLPPQHRRCSTIFTPRTYHFLGKISFRESLITKAKANSFSCCAQSETTKQSSLETSLSENQEPERPPFDINLAVILAGFAFESYATPPENIGKREVNAAGCKTLFLSESFVRQVYDGQLFIKLKRGFDFPALDPWGTSDPYVVMDLDGQAAKSKTKWGTKEPKWNEDFVLNIKLPPAKKIQIAAWDANLVTPHKRMGNSEVDLDCICDGNLHEVLVELDGIGGGGKVQLEIRYKGFEEIEDEKKWWKLPFISEFLKRNEIESVLSNLVDSDAIPARQFVEYAFGQLKSLNDTPLKNTELRNNNMDGSEDDKNSSFEDSLDTKHSSEDKEGDDDGSSNESGSIRSESNLWDSFPDIVSQNIVQKLGLPSPKKLKLDGMEILEKFGLQSRKTAEAGYIESGLATADTREVDDEKEGGQLATNAPKSSIADMKNATQELLKQADNVFGALMVLKAVVPQLSKNGLGTEKVSEKNGGSDFSKSEKLSGLVNVDGEDEKNAEEMKTLFSSAESAMEAWAMLATALGHPSFIKSEFEKLCFLDNDITDTQVAIWRDARRKRVVIAFRGTEQTKWKDLQTDLMLVPVGLNPERIGGDFKEEVQVHSGFLSAYDSVRIRIISLLKMAIGYIDDVAEHEDKWHVYVTGHSLGGALATLLAIELASSQLAKRGAITVTMYNFGSPRVGNKKFADVYNQKVKDSWRVVNHRDIIPTVPRLMGYCHVAHPVYLAAGEVQNMDFQKDGYHGEVIGEATPDILVSRFMKGEKELVEQVLQTEIKLFNAIRDGSALMQHMEDFYYVTLLESVKLYYKNVEDLEGVEKTSI from the exons ATGAATTCTCTGCAACTACACTGCTGCCTCCCTCCACAACACCGTCGCTGCTCTACCATCTTCACTCCCCGCACGTACCACTTTCTCGGGAAAATCAGCTTCCGAGAAAGCTTGATAACCAAAGCCAAAGCTAATTCCTTCAGTTGCTGCGCCCAATCCGAGACGACGAAGCAATCAAGTCTCGAAACTTCTTTATCAGAGAACCAGGAACCTGAACGGCCTCCGTTCGACATCAACCTCGCCGTCATCCTCGCCGGTTTCGCTTTCGAGTCATACGCTACACCTCCG GAAAACATCGGGAAACGCGAGGTTAATGCAGCTGGTTGtaaaactctcttcctctcagA GTCATTTGTAAGACAAGTATATGATGGacagttatttattaaactcaAGAGAGGATTTGATTTTCCTGCCTTGGATCCATGG GGAACTAGTGATCCGTACGTCGTGATGGACTTGGATGGTCAGGCTGCTAAAAGCAAAACCAAATGGGG GACAAAAGAGCCCAAATGGAACGAAGACTTTGTTTTAAATATCAAGCTGCCTCCTGCAAAAAAGATACAG ATTGCTGCTTGGGATGCAAATCTTGTCACCCCACATAAACGGATGGGGAACTCCGAAGTCGACCTGGACTGCATTTGTGATG GAAACTTGCACGAGGTGCTTGTAGAATTAGACGGTATTGGAGGTGGTGGGAAAGTTCAACTGGAG atTAGATACAAGGGATTTGAGGAGATTGAAGATGAAAAGAAGTGGTGGAAGTTACCGTTTATTTCAGAATTTCTTAAAAGAAACGAAATTGAGTCAGTTTTGAGCAATCTTGTTGACTCTGATGCCATTCCAGCACGTCAATTTGTAGAGTATGCATTTGGACAGTTAAAGTCACTCAATGATACTCCTCTTAAGAACACTGAACTTCGAAACAACAATATGGATGGTTCCGAAGATGACAAAAACTCTAGCTTTGAGGATTCATTGGATACAAAACACAGTAGTGAAGATAAAGAAGGTGATGATGATGGGAGCAGCAATGAAAGTGGTAGCATTCGGTCAGAAAGTAATTTGTGGGATAGCTTCCCTGACATAGTTAGTCAAAACATAGTGCAGAAACTTGGTCTGCCATCACCTAAGAAATTGAAGTTAGATGGGATGGAAATACTGGAAAAATTTGGTCTACAATCACGAAAAACTGCAGAAGCTGGTTACATTGAATCAGGGCTTGCCACTGCTGATACTCGAGAAGTTGATGATGAAAAGGAAGGTGGTCAGCTTGCTACTAATGCACCCAAGTCTTCCATTGCAGACATGAAGAATGCAACACAAGAATTGCTTAAGCAGGCTGATAATGTCTTTGGTGCTTTAATGGTTTTAAAAGCAGTAGTGCCTCAATTAAGCAAGAACGGTCTTGGTACAGAGAAGGTCTCAGAAAAAAATGGTGGTTCCGATTTCTCTAAGAGTGAGAAACTCTCTGGTCTAGTCAATGTTGACGGAGAGGATGAAAAGAACGCCGAGGAAATGAAAACACTCTTTTCTAGCGCAGAAAGTGCTATGGAGGCATGGGCAATGCTTGCCACTGCCTTGGGGCATCCAAGCTTTATCAAATCTGAATTTGAAAAGCTATGTTTCCTTGACAATGACATCACTGACACTCAA GTGGCGATTTGGCGTGACGCAAGGAGGAAAAGAGTAGTTATAGCTTTCCGAGGAACTGAACAG ACAAAGTGGAAAGATTTGCAGACTGACTTGATGCTAGTTCCTGTTGG TTTAAATCCTGAACGGATTGGTGGGGATTTCAAAGAAGAAGTACAG GTCCATAGTGGATTTCTGAGTGCATACGATTCAGTACGGATAAGGATAATATCGCTGCTCAAAATGGCAATTGGATACAT AGATGATGTTGCTGAGCATGAAGATAAATGGCATGTTTATGTGACTGGCCATAGCTTGGGTGGGGCATTAGCTACACTCTTGGCTATTGAACTTGCGTCAAGCCAATTAGCTAA ACGTGGAGCAATCACTGTTACTATGTACAATTTTGGATCTCCAAGAGTAGGCAACAAAAAATTCGCTGATGTTTACAACCAG AAAGTAAAAGACAGCTGGAGAGTCGTAAACCACAGAGACATAATTCCCACAGTTCCTCGCTTAATGGGTTATTGTCATGTTGCTCATCCTGTTTATCTCGCTGCTGGAGAAGTG CAGAACATGGATTTTCAGAAAGATGGTTATCATGGTGAGGTGATAGGGGAAGCGACACCTGATATTCTTGTTAGTAGATTT ATGAAAGGTGAGAAGGAACTCGTTGAGCAGGTACTTCAAACTGAAATCAAACTATTCAACGCAATTCGTGATGGGAGTGCCCTTATGCAGCATATGGAGGATTTCTATTACGTCACACTGTTAGAG AGTGTGaaattatattacaaaaatgTTGAAGATCTGGAAGGAGTTGAAAAGACTAGTATATGA